GGGTGCCGCGCATGCACGAGCGCCCCATCGGCGATCTGGTGAACGCCCTGCGCCCGCTGGGCTGCACCATCGAATGCACAGGCAACGAAGGCTATCCACCCTTGCGCCTGGCCGGTGGCCAGCTCGACCTGAGCCGGCCGATCCAGGTGCGCGGCGATGTCTCCAGCCAGTTCCTGACCGCCCTGCTGCTGGCCCTGCCCCTGGTGTCTCAAGCCCAGGCCCTGACCATCGAGGTGGTGGGCGAGCTGATCTCCAAGCCCTACATCGACATCACGCTGAACCTGCTGGCCCGCTTTGGCATCCAGGTGCAGCGCGAGGGCTGGCAGCGCTTCACCATCCCCCAGGGCAGCCAGTACCGGTCGCCGGGGGTCATCCACGTCGAGGCCGATGCCTCGTCGGCCTCGTACTTCATCGCGGCCGGGGCCATCGCCGGCATCGACGAGCCCGTGCGCATCGAGGGCGTGGGCGCGCAGTCCATCCAGGGTGACATCCGCTTCATCGAGGCCGCCCAGGCCATGGGCGCACACGTGGTGTCCGGCCCGAACTGGCTGGAGGTGCGTCGCGGTGACTGGCCCCTGAAGGCCGTTGACCTGGACTGCAACCACATCCCCGATGCGGCCATGACCCTGGCGGTGATGGCGCTGTATGCCCAAGGCACCACCCGCCTGCGTAACATCGCCAGCTGGCGGGTGAAAGAAACCGACCGCATCGCGGCCATGGCCTGCGAACTGCGCAAGCTGGGCGCCACGGTGGTCGAAGGTGATGACATCATCGAAGTCACGGCGCCCGCGGTGGGGTGCTGGCAGCACGCCAGCATCCACACCTACGACGACCACCGCATGGCCATGTGCTTTTCGCTGGCGGCGTTCAACCCGCTGGCCCCCACGGCGGCAGCCGGTCAGCCGCGTGGCCATGCAGGGCAGCCCATTTCGGTGCGCATCGAAGACCCCCGCTGCGTGGGCAAAACCTTCCCCGACTACTTCGAGTGTCTCTTCCAGGTGGCCGACACCCTGGCCGACTGGATCCCGGTGATCACGGTGGATGGTCCCACCGCCTCGGGCAAGGGCACCCTGGCCAGCGCGCTGGCCACCCGCCTGGGCTACCGCTTTCTGGACTCGGGCTCGCTCTACCGCATCACGGCCCTGCTGGCCATCGAACACGAGATCGCGCCCGACGATGCCCCCGCACTGGAACAACTGGCGCGGGAATTGGGCGAAACCACGCCGTTGCGCTTTGACGGTGAGCACATCTGGGTCGATCAGCGAGAGGTGAGCGCCGACCTGCGGCAAGAGGATGTGGGCCAAACCGCCTCCAGGATTTCAGCCCACCCCGGGGTGCGGCAGGCGCTCATGGACCTGCAGAAGAACTTTCGGGGGCTGCCAGGCCTCGTGGCCGACGGCCGGGACATGGGCACCGTGGTCTTTCCGGACGCGGCACTGAAGGTGTTTCTGACCGCCACCGTGGCACAGCGCGCCGAGCGGCGACATAAACAATTGATTTCCAAGGGGTTTTCTGTTACCCTAGAAGAGATTTGCGCAGATTTGGAGGCGCGCGACCACCGGGACATGAACCGGGTGGTGGCCCCGCTGAAGCCTGCTGCAGATGCCCGCAGCCTCGACAATTCGGCACTGACCATCGAACAATCGGTGGACACGGTGCTGGCGTGGTGGGATGCGGGCTGGCCGCACGTGATGGCGCGCCCCTGAAGGCCCAGAGCCTCGGCGATGCACTTTCACCCAAGCCAACCACCAAGGCTGTGACGTTCGGTCCTTGCTGCCAGGCAAGGACATGAGCATTCAGACCGGCCCCAAGCCGGTTCGGGCGTCATGTTCTTCAACCCTACCCGCCCCGGTCGTTCCTGTCGGCCTGGGCGTCACCGCCGGCTCATCCCGGCACAGGAAACTCCATGTCTGAATCTTTTGCCGCCCTTTTTGAAGAGTCGTTGCAGCGCGCCAACATGCGCACCGGCGAAGTCATCACCGCCGAGGTGGTGGCCCTCGACCACAATTTCGTGGTCGTCAACGCCGGCCTGAAGTCCGAGGCCTATGTGCCCATCGAGGAATTCAAGAACGACCAGGGCGAAATCGAAGTCCAAGTGGGCGACTTCGTCTCGGTGGCCGTGGACGCCATCGAAAACGGCTACGGCGACACCATCCTGTCGCGCGACAAGGCCAAGCGTCTGGCCTCGTGGCTGTCGCTGGAAACCGCTCTGGAGTCTGGCGACTTCGTGACCGGTACCGTCAATGGCAAGGTCAAGGGCGGCCTGACCGTCCTGGTCAACGGCATCCGCGCCTTCCTGCCCGGCTCGCTGCTCGATACGCGCCCTGTCAAGGACATGTCGCCGTTCGAAGGCAAGACCATGGAGTTCAAGGTCATCAAGCTGGACCGCAAGCGCAACAACGTGGTGCTGTCGCGCCGCGCTGTGGTCGAAGCCTCGATGGGCGAAGAACGCGCCAAGCTGATGGAAACCCTGCGCGAAGGCGCGATCGTCAACGGCGTGGTCAAGAACATCACCGAATACGGTGCCTTCGTGGACCTCGGCGGCATCGACGGCCTGCTGCACATCACCGACATGGCATGGCGCCGTGTCCGTCACCCGTCTGAAGTGGTGACCGTGGGTCAAGAGCTGACCGCCAAGGTCCTGAAGTTCGACGCCGAGAAGAACCGCGTCTCGCTGGGCCTGAAGCAAATGGGCGACGATCCCTGGGTGGGCGTCTCGCGCCGCTACCCCTCGGGCACCCGCCTGTTCGGCAAGGTCACCAACATCGCTGACTACGGTGCGTTCGTCGAGATCGAACCCGGCATCGAAGGCCTGGTGCACGTCTCCGAGATGGACTGGACCAACAAGAACATCGCGCCCAACAAGATCGTCAACCTGGGCGACGAAGTGGAAGTGATGGTCCTGGAGATCGACGAAGACAAGCGTCGCATCTCGCTGGGCATGAAGCAGTGCAAGCCGAACCCCTGGGACGAGTTCGCTCAGAACTTCAACCGTGGCGACAAGGTCAAGGGCCCCATCAAGTCGATCACCGACTTCGGCGTGTTCGTGGGCCTGACGGCCGGCATCGACGGCCTGGTGCACCTGTCCGACCTGTCTTGGAACGAGCCTGGCGAAGCCGCCGTGCGCAACTACAAGAAGGGCCAGGAAGTCGAAGCCATCGTGTTGGGCATCGATGTCGAGCGCGAGCGCATCTCGCTGGGCATCAAGCAGCTGGATTCTGATCCCTTCACCAACTTCACGACCCTGAACGACCGTGGCGCCACCGTCACCGGCACCGTCAAGACCGTGGACGCCAAGGGTGCTGAAATCTCCCTGGGTGACGACATCACCGGCTACCTGCGTGCTTCCGAAATCAGCACCGACCGCGTGGAAGACGCTCGCAACGTGCTGAAGGAAGGCGACGAAGTCACCGCCCTGATCACCAACATCGACCGCAAGTCGCGTTCGATCCAGTTGTCGATCAAGGCCAAGGACAGCGCCGAACAGCAAGAAGCCATCCAGTCGCTGCGCGCCGACACCACCAAGGAAGGCTCCGGCACCACCAGCCTGGGCGCCCTGTTGAAGGCCAAGCTCGACCAGAACAACGGCTGATGCCGTTGCCTCCCCTGCGACTGTTCGGCACTGAGCCGAACGGCCCGCAGGGGCTGTGATCAGCTGTCCCTTGTCACGCCGGTGACCACACCGACACCTGATCACAGCCTCTGCCAGCATCACCCGACATGACCCGATCCGACCTCGTGGCCCGACTGGCCGAACGATTTGGCCAGTTGACGCAACGTGACGCCGAATTCGCCGTCAAGACCATCCTGGATGCCATGTCCGATGCGCTGGCGCGCGGGCACCGCATCGAGATCCGTGGCTTTGGCAGTTTTTCGATCAACCGACGGCCGCCTCGAATGGGGCGCAATCCGCGCTCGGGCGAGCAGGTGTTGATCCCTGAAAAGCTGGTGCCCCACTTCAAACCAGGCAAGGCACTGCGCGAAGGCGTGGACCAGTCGCCGCCAGCCACCCCCACACCGGAAAGCTGAGCCCATGCGCGTGTTCAACTGGTTGTGGCGAGC
This genomic window from Aquabacterium sp. A3 contains:
- the rpsA gene encoding 30S ribosomal protein S1; amino-acid sequence: MSESFAALFEESLQRANMRTGEVITAEVVALDHNFVVVNAGLKSEAYVPIEEFKNDQGEIEVQVGDFVSVAVDAIENGYGDTILSRDKAKRLASWLSLETALESGDFVTGTVNGKVKGGLTVLVNGIRAFLPGSLLDTRPVKDMSPFEGKTMEFKVIKLDRKRNNVVLSRRAVVEASMGEERAKLMETLREGAIVNGVVKNITEYGAFVDLGGIDGLLHITDMAWRRVRHPSEVVTVGQELTAKVLKFDAEKNRVSLGLKQMGDDPWVGVSRRYPSGTRLFGKVTNIADYGAFVEIEPGIEGLVHVSEMDWTNKNIAPNKIVNLGDEVEVMVLEIDEDKRRISLGMKQCKPNPWDEFAQNFNRGDKVKGPIKSITDFGVFVGLTAGIDGLVHLSDLSWNEPGEAAVRNYKKGQEVEAIVLGIDVERERISLGIKQLDSDPFTNFTTLNDRGATVTGTVKTVDAKGAEISLGDDITGYLRASEISTDRVEDARNVLKEGDEVTALITNIDRKSRSIQLSIKAKDSAEQQEAIQSLRADTTKEGSGTTSLGALLKAKLDQNNG
- a CDS encoding bifunctional 3-phosphoshikimate 1-carboxyvinyltransferase/cytidylate kinase, yielding MYTTAFLDLPPLLSAGGTVRLPGSKSISNRVLLLAGLSEGTTVVHDLLASDDTRVMLDALRALGCDLHQDGDTVHITGLGGQLKVLQADLFLGNAGTAMRPLTAALALLSATQGGVFTLSGVPRMHERPIGDLVNALRPLGCTIECTGNEGYPPLRLAGGQLDLSRPIQVRGDVSSQFLTALLLALPLVSQAQALTIEVVGELISKPYIDITLNLLARFGIQVQREGWQRFTIPQGSQYRSPGVIHVEADASSASYFIAAGAIAGIDEPVRIEGVGAQSIQGDIRFIEAAQAMGAHVVSGPNWLEVRRGDWPLKAVDLDCNHIPDAAMTLAVMALYAQGTTRLRNIASWRVKETDRIAAMACELRKLGATVVEGDDIIEVTAPAVGCWQHASIHTYDDHRMAMCFSLAAFNPLAPTAAAGQPRGHAGQPISVRIEDPRCVGKTFPDYFECLFQVADTLADWIPVITVDGPTASGKGTLASALATRLGYRFLDSGSLYRITALLAIEHEIAPDDAPALEQLARELGETTPLRFDGEHIWVDQREVSADLRQEDVGQTASRISAHPGVRQALMDLQKNFRGLPGLVADGRDMGTVVFPDAALKVFLTATVAQRAERRHKQLISKGFSVTLEEICADLEARDHRDMNRVVAPLKPAADARSLDNSALTIEQSVDTVLAWWDAGWPHVMARP
- a CDS encoding integration host factor subunit beta, which encodes MTRSDLVARLAERFGQLTQRDAEFAVKTILDAMSDALARGHRIEIRGFGSFSINRRPPRMGRNPRSGEQVLIPEKLVPHFKPGKALREGVDQSPPATPTPES